From the genome of Scytonema hofmannii PCC 7110, one region includes:
- a CDS encoding type I polyketide synthase — translation MSAHSIDNALAELAAEISHFEKVVNRCIEEKKMMPEQSMSIDKINRKLQNSPIAIIGMASLFAKSRNLQEYWQNILNKQDCITDVPSTHWNIDEYYDPNPRTPEEKTYCKRGGFIPYVDFDPMEFGIPPSILEVTDVAQLLSLVVAKEAMEDAGYDASREFNRETIGVILGVAGSQLGLPLAARLEYPVWEKVLKSSGLSDEDTQKIIKKIKSAYVNWDENAFPGMLGNVVAGRIANRLNLGGINCVVDAACASSFAALKMAISELIEHRCDMMVTGGVDTDNTIMAYMCFSKTPAVSPSDNVKPFDAKSDGMMLGEGIGMVLLKRLDDAVRDNDKIYAVIKGIGTSSDGRFKSIYAPRQEGQVKALQRAYEDAGFAPETVSLIEAHGTGTLAGDPTEFASINQFFGENNSKKQYIALGTVKSQIGHTKAAAGAASLIKTALALHHKILPPTINITQPNPKLNITNSPFYLNTETRPWIRVEGEAPRRAGISSFGFGGTNYHVVLEEYEAPKEQTYRVHSTPNEILLFAQTPTQLLASCEEMLAKLLSEAGAKNYAELVEASKSQEIPLSAARIGFVAESCAETCKLLQIGIDLLKNKTSAPSWEHPQGIFYRQTGIELEGKIVALFSGQGSQYLNMGRELGINFPVMQHLFGYMDSLLLKDNLQTLSSIVFPHSVFEEAEKNAQVAALQRTEYAQPAIGMLSASLYKILQQTGFKANFAAGHSFGELTALWAAGVLSEEDYCFLVKARGQAMAAPQDPDYDAGAMLAVKEEVGKIEGLLKQYPKVSVANLNSPRQVVLAGPAAEIAKLRLVLQEQGLTAISLPVSAAFHTPSIAFAQKAFANAIKSVKFQNAKIPVYTNVTAKQYPQEAQAIQTILENHLSNPVLFKQEIEHIYAAGGYCFVEFGPRKILTGLVQEILGDRPHMTVALNPSTQKNSDRALREAVVQLRVAGMPLKNLDPYQLPPTVPPTKKTKGLTVPLNGINYVSEKTKMAFQEALQDGHKVTLPASKEVTATESQQITPPETATPENSGNGNHKTAQEQLVTDFMAKLAEKKSVTPSSSASHDDSDKPEQKPGFSKKPGFSQHEQPHSPSSSPTPLPSPQPVLEAKMQTNSNQLVNHQQVLTSLEYVLTQFQQNQKENLQVHGQYLNHQAEYVKTFFQLMQQQNTLLASNPSSTEATKLKPSLIESLERSMMQFHDQQGDTLRIHEQYLTAQVEVTQNFFQLLQQEYSQLIGGKLAITQPVVPSEVTTPVVYKEQHTQIVVETATPKQENLSQPTTTTQVLKVEPQPAVKMDAKLHSVAETFTVEKVAVVTDVEADTVATKLTVSLTPQPSVPNLAKATNTNLADLDQKLLAITSEKTGYPVEMLDLDMDMEADLGIDSIKRVEILGGLQELYPDLPQPNLEELAEKRTIGQIVEYLQFNASQSVTETTVLSVDTATALVPIKIATEIAADVVGEITVSPTENLSVAEGTELGQTLLAITSEKTGYPVEMLDLEMDMEADLGIDSIKRVEILGAMQEMYPNLPKPNVEELGELRTIGQIVSYLQTLVGDEKKKSLNPSCNQPPSLNSNPLRRQVQLRTLPQPDFLDFTIPQGHVCLLTHDGTLTTSKLADSLLEHGWKVVVLSFPPSLISQPMPLPAEAHCIQLADLSEEHLQQQLTNISTNYGPIGTFIHLNPLLEVTYNGKIPYLEEEKAIVKYVFLIAKHLKKFLNEAAEYGRSSFITVARLNGAFGLGQNVNFGPISAGLFGLTKTLNWEWQKVFCRAIDLSPQIDDEDSANCIIAELHDPNLYITEVGYGCEGRVTLISTPEKRE, via the coding sequence ATGTCTGCTCATTCAATTGATAATGCCTTGGCGGAGTTAGCAGCCGAAATAAGTCATTTTGAAAAGGTTGTCAACAGGTGTATTGAGGAAAAAAAAATGATGCCGGAGCAATCTATGTCAATCGATAAAATTAACAGAAAATTACAAAATAGCCCTATAGCCATCATTGGTATGGCTTCTCTGTTTGCTAAATCTAGAAACTTACAGGAATACTGGCAAAACATTCTTAACAAACAAGACTGTATTACTGATGTTCCATCAACACACTGGAATATCGACGAGTACTACGATCCAAATCCCAGAACACCAGAAGAAAAAACCTACTGCAAGCGAGGTGGGTTTATTCCTTACGTTGATTTTGACCCCATGGAGTTTGGAATACCCCCCAGCATTTTAGAAGTCACAGATGTTGCACAACTTTTAAGTTTGGTTGTTGCAAAAGAAGCAATGGAAGATGCAGGCTATGATGCTTCTCGCGAGTTTAATCGTGAAACGATTGGGGTTATCTTGGGTGTAGCGGGAAGCCAATTGGGATTGCCACTGGCTGCACGGTTAGAGTATCCGGTTTGGGAAAAGGTTCTAAAAAGTAGTGGTTTATCCGATGAGGATACCCAAAAAATTATCAAGAAAATCAAAAGCGCTTACGTAAACTGGGATGAGAATGCTTTCCCTGGAATGTTAGGGAACGTAGTTGCAGGTAGAATTGCCAACCGCTTGAACTTAGGTGGTATCAATTGTGTTGTAGATGCTGCTTGTGCGAGTTCCTTTGCTGCTTTAAAAATGGCAATTAGCGAACTCATAGAACACCGTTGTGACATGATGGTGACTGGTGGAGTAGATACGGACAACACCATCATGGCGTATATGTGTTTCAGCAAAACACCAGCTGTTTCTCCTAGCGATAATGTCAAACCCTTTGATGCCAAATCAGATGGGATGATGCTGGGTGAAGGTATTGGTATGGTTTTACTCAAGCGTCTGGATGATGCAGTAAGAGACAATGACAAAATTTATGCAGTCATTAAGGGTATTGGCACCTCCAGCGATGGGCGCTTTAAGAGCATTTACGCACCTCGACAAGAAGGACAAGTAAAAGCGTTGCAGCGTGCTTATGAAGATGCTGGCTTTGCACCTGAGACTGTCTCTTTGATTGAAGCACACGGTACAGGAACTTTAGCTGGAGACCCTACGGAATTTGCATCCATAAACCAGTTCTTCGGAGAAAATAACTCTAAAAAGCAGTACATCGCACTCGGTACTGTTAAGTCTCAAATTGGACACACTAAAGCAGCTGCTGGCGCGGCGAGTCTGATTAAGACTGCTTTAGCACTGCATCACAAAATTTTACCTCCTACGATCAACATCACTCAACCAAACCCCAAACTCAACATTACAAACTCGCCTTTCTATTTAAATACAGAAACTAGACCTTGGATTCGTGTGGAAGGAGAAGCACCCAGACGTGCTGGTATCAGTTCATTTGGCTTTGGCGGTACAAACTATCACGTTGTATTAGAAGAATACGAAGCTCCAAAAGAACAAACATACCGAGTCCACAGCACTCCCAACGAGATTTTGTTGTTTGCTCAAACCCCCACACAGTTACTAGCTAGCTGTGAAGAAATGCTCGCTAAACTGCTATCGGAAGCAGGAGCCAAAAATTATGCAGAACTGGTAGAGGCGTCTAAATCCCAAGAAATTCCGCTAAGTGCAGCAAGAATTGGGTTTGTTGCAGAGTCTTGTGCTGAAACTTGTAAATTATTACAGATCGGTATTGACTTACTCAAGAATAAAACTTCTGCTCCATCATGGGAACATCCTCAAGGTATTTTTTACCGTCAAACAGGTATAGAGCTTGAAGGGAAAATCGTTGCTTTGTTCTCCGGTCAAGGTTCTCAGTACTTGAATATGGGTCGGGAATTGGGAATAAATTTCCCTGTGATGCAGCATCTGTTTGGCTACATGGATAGCCTTTTGCTCAAAGATAATTTGCAAACCCTCTCGAGCATAGTTTTTCCCCATTCTGTCTTTGAAGAAGCAGAAAAGAACGCTCAAGTAGCTGCTTTACAAAGGACAGAATATGCTCAACCAGCAATTGGAATGCTGAGTGCAAGCCTGTACAAAATATTACAACAAACTGGTTTCAAAGCAAATTTTGCTGCAGGGCATAGCTTTGGAGAACTGACAGCTTTATGGGCTGCAGGAGTGTTAAGCGAAGAAGATTATTGCTTCCTCGTGAAAGCTAGAGGTCAAGCCATGGCAGCTCCTCAAGACCCCGATTATGATGCAGGGGCTATGCTGGCGGTGAAAGAAGAAGTCGGCAAAATAGAAGGTCTTTTAAAACAGTATCCAAAGGTATCTGTTGCCAATCTAAATTCTCCCCGTCAAGTTGTATTGGCTGGTCCGGCTGCAGAAATCGCAAAATTGCGCCTAGTTTTACAGGAGCAAGGATTAACTGCTATATCTCTACCCGTGTCTGCAGCTTTCCACACGCCATCGATCGCTTTTGCTCAAAAAGCTTTTGCGAATGCGATTAAGTCCGTTAAATTCCAAAACGCAAAAATACCTGTTTACACTAACGTCACCGCAAAGCAATATCCTCAAGAAGCACAGGCTATTCAAACAATCCTCGAAAACCACCTGAGCAATCCAGTGCTGTTTAAGCAGGAAATCGAACATATTTATGCAGCAGGCGGCTATTGCTTTGTTGAATTTGGTCCGAGGAAAATTCTCACAGGGCTAGTGCAAGAAATTTTAGGCGATCGCCCTCATATGACTGTCGCCTTAAATCCCAGCACTCAAAAGAATAGCGATCGCGCTCTTCGAGAAGCCGTCGTGCAATTGCGCGTCGCTGGTATGCCATTAAAAAATCTTGACCCCTATCAATTGCCACCAACGGTACCGCCAACCAAGAAAACCAAAGGATTGACCGTACCATTAAATGGCATTAATTACGTGTCAGAAAAAACAAAGATGGCATTTCAAGAAGCTTTGCAAGATGGACACAAAGTGACATTACCTGCAAGCAAAGAGGTCACTGCAACTGAGTCCCAGCAAATCACTCCACCTGAAACAGCAACCCCAGAAAATAGCGGGAATGGGAATCACAAAACTGCCCAAGAACAACTAGTCACAGATTTTATGGCAAAATTAGCCGAGAAAAAATCTGTCACTCCCTCATCTTCTGCATCCCATGACGATTCGGATAAACCGGAACAGAAACCCGGTTTCTCCAAGAAACCGGGTTTCTCTCAACACGAACAACCCCACTCCCCCTCTTCCTCCCCCACTCCTCTTCCTTCACCTCAACCAGTCCTAGAGGCGAAAATGCAAACAAATTCCAATCAACTCGTGAATCATCAACAAGTTTTAACAAGCTTAGAATACGTCCTGACACAATTCCAGCAAAATCAGAAAGAGAACCTGCAAGTCCACGGTCAATATCTCAACCATCAAGCGGAATACGTCAAAACATTTTTCCAACTCATGCAGCAACAAAATACTTTGTTAGCTAGCAACCCTTCTTCAACAGAAGCCACAAAGCTCAAGCCATCTTTAATAGAAAGCTTAGAGCGCAGCATGATGCAATTCCACGATCAACAAGGCGATACTCTACGCATTCACGAGCAATATCTTACAGCACAAGTAGAAGTCACGCAAAACTTTTTCCAACTTCTACAGCAAGAGTATTCACAGTTGATTGGTGGTAAATTAGCGATTACTCAACCTGTAGTTCCTTCCGAGGTAACAACACCAGTTGTTTATAAAGAACAGCACACTCAGATTGTTGTAGAGACAGCAACACCCAAACAAGAAAACCTTAGCCAACCCACAACCACTACACAAGTACTCAAGGTTGAGCCACAGCCTGCTGTCAAAATGGATGCCAAATTGCATTCAGTTGCAGAAACTTTCACTGTAGAGAAAGTCGCAGTGGTAACAGATGTTGAAGCAGATACTGTAGCGACTAAGCTAACAGTTAGTCTTACACCCCAACCATCTGTTCCTAACCTTGCTAAAGCAACCAATACCAATTTAGCTGACTTAGATCAGAAACTGTTAGCCATCACAAGTGAAAAAACGGGCTATCCAGTAGAAATGCTCGATTTAGACATGGATATGGAAGCAGACTTAGGTATTGACTCCATCAAACGAGTAGAAATCTTGGGAGGACTGCAAGAACTCTACCCCGATTTACCCCAGCCTAATCTAGAAGAACTCGCAGAAAAACGTACCATTGGTCAGATTGTAGAGTATTTACAATTTAATGCTTCTCAATCTGTTACTGAAACAACTGTATTGAGTGTAGATACAGCAACTGCTTTAGTACCAATAAAAATTGCAACAGAGATTGCAGCAGATGTAGTAGGTGAGATAACCGTAAGCCCTACAGAGAACTTATCCGTTGCTGAGGGTACAGAATTGGGTCAAACTTTGCTAGCAATTACTAGTGAAAAAACAGGTTACCCAGTTGAGATGCTCGATTTAGAGATGGATATGGAAGCAGACTTGGGTATTGATTCCATCAAACGAGTAGAAATTTTAGGGGCGATGCAAGAAATGTACCCCAATTTGCCCAAGCCCAATGTAGAAGAACTCGGAGAACTACGCACCATAGGTCAAATTGTCAGTTACCTGCAAACCCTGGTAGGCGACGAAAAAAAAAAGTCTCTGAATCCGTCTTGCAACCAACCCCCTAGCCTAAACAGCAATCCTCTCCGGCGTCAAGTCCAACTCAGAACACTACCTCAACCAGATTTTTTGGATTTTACAATACCACAAGGGCATGTCTGTTTGCTAACACATGATGGTACCCTCACCACTTCCAAATTAGCTGACTCTCTTTTAGAGCATGGTTGGAAAGTAGTTGTTCTGAGTTTTCCGCCATCACTCATCTCACAACCAATGCCTCTACCAGCAGAAGCCCACTGCATCCAATTGGCCGATTTGAGCGAAGAACACCTGCAACAACAGTTGACAAACATCTCTACCAACTACGGACCAATTGGCACTTTTATTCATCTCAATCCTCTTCTTGAGGTCACGTACAACGGCAAGATTCCTTATCTAGAAGAAGAAAAAGCGATTGTCAAGTATGTTTTTCTGATAGCAAAACACCTTAAAAAGTTCTTGAATGAAGCAGCAGAATACGGACGCAGTAGTTTTATAACAGTTGCTCGCTTAAATGGAGCTTTTGGCTTAGGACAAAACGTTAATTTTGGGCCAATTTCTGCTGGTTTATTTGGATTAACCAAAACTCTTAACTGGGAATGGCAAAAAGTATTTTGTCGAGCGATCGATCTTAGCCCTCAGATTGATGACGAAGACTCAGCAAATTGCATTATTGCTGAACTGCACGATCCAAATCTTTACATCACCGAAGTTGGTTACGGTTGCGAAGGGCGAGTCACTCTGATTAGTACCCCTGAAAAGAGGGAGTGA
- a CDS encoding SDR family NAD(P)-dependent oxidoreductase, whose protein sequence is MTAISTIQPSSVFLVSGGAKGITAKCVLKLAQHYSCKFILLGRSELLETEPDYARDCFEEPILKKRIMEYLLSLGEKPTPISVQKLYNQIASSREIKQTLETIKQAGGYAKYVSADVTDNQALKEKLKSVTEQLGSINGIIHGAGNLADKLIEKKTEQDFEKVYTAKVKGLENLLSCVKANQLEYLVLFSSVTGFYGNIGQTDYAIANEILNKSAHLVKQRYPECHVVAINWGGWDSGMVTPELKKEFARRGIDILSVEEGTQMLVNELHPANHNTAQVVIGSPLIPPPIPLKSELQTHRLRRKLSLENNTFLLDHVIAGKAVLPATCAVSWMVDSCEQLYPGYRFFSNTDFKVYKGITFNETLANEYILDLQEISKTESQEIILQAKIWSQSPNGKPIYHFSIDRVQLVRELPKRPTYESLNLTEDNIITMTGKDFYQAKTASFFPLFHGDSFQELRRVLNISAEKITTECIWREITLKQQGQFPVGWVNPYSIDLSTHPLWIWMQHFHQEICLPASQQKYEQYTQIPCNTPFYVSCEVISKTATSVAANFIVHDEQGNICSRLLGGKGTIIPTQSLS, encoded by the coding sequence ATGACTGCAATCAGCACAATTCAGCCATCATCAGTTTTTCTTGTCAGTGGAGGTGCAAAAGGTATCACAGCCAAATGTGTCCTTAAATTAGCACAACACTATTCCTGTAAATTCATTCTTTTAGGTCGCTCAGAACTGTTAGAAACCGAACCCGATTATGCTCGCGATTGCTTTGAAGAACCCATTTTAAAAAAGCGCATTATGGAATACCTTCTCTCACTAGGAGAGAAACCAACACCCATAAGCGTCCAAAAACTCTACAACCAAATTGCATCCAGCCGAGAAATCAAACAAACATTAGAAACAATTAAACAAGCTGGAGGATACGCAAAATATGTCAGCGCCGATGTCACCGACAACCAAGCACTCAAAGAAAAACTAAAAAGTGTCACCGAACAACTTGGTTCAATTAACGGAATCATTCATGGTGCTGGTAATTTAGCAGATAAGTTGATTGAAAAGAAAACAGAACAGGATTTTGAAAAGGTTTATACAGCCAAAGTTAAAGGATTAGAAAATCTTTTATCCTGCGTAAAAGCCAATCAACTGGAATACTTAGTTTTATTTTCCTCCGTCACAGGTTTTTACGGTAATATAGGTCAAACTGACTACGCGATCGCAAACGAAATCCTCAATAAATCAGCCCATCTTGTCAAGCAACGCTATCCTGAATGTCATGTAGTTGCTATCAATTGGGGTGGTTGGGATAGCGGTATGGTGACACCAGAATTAAAAAAAGAGTTTGCTCGTCGAGGTATTGATATCTTATCCGTTGAAGAAGGAACACAAATGCTCGTCAACGAACTCCATCCTGCAAATCACAACACCGCACAAGTCGTTATTGGTAGCCCCTTAATTCCACCTCCCATTCCATTAAAGTCCGAACTGCAAACCCATCGACTCCGTCGCAAACTATCACTCGAAAACAATACCTTTTTGCTCGATCACGTCATTGCTGGTAAAGCAGTTTTACCAGCCACTTGTGCAGTCTCATGGATGGTAGACTCCTGCGAACAGCTTTATCCAGGTTATAGATTCTTCAGTAACACTGATTTCAAAGTTTACAAAGGAATCACCTTTAATGAAACCTTAGCAAATGAATACATTTTAGATTTGCAAGAAATTTCCAAAACAGAATCTCAAGAAATTATCCTGCAAGCCAAAATCTGGAGCCAATCCCCCAACGGAAAACCCATCTATCATTTTAGTATAGATCGCGTTCAGCTTGTGCGAGAACTGCCTAAGCGTCCTACATATGAATCCTTAAATTTGACAGAAGATAATATCATTACCATGACGGGTAAAGATTTTTATCAAGCAAAAACAGCGTCTTTTTTCCCACTATTTCATGGAGACTCTTTCCAAGAACTCAGACGAGTTTTAAATATTAGCGCTGAAAAAATTACAACCGAGTGTATTTGGCGTGAAATTACCCTAAAACAACAAGGACAATTCCCGGTAGGTTGGGTTAATCCTTATTCCATTGATTTAAGCACTCATCCCTTATGGATTTGGATGCAACATTTTCATCAAGAAATTTGCTTACCTGCTAGCCAGCAAAAGTATGAACAATACACCCAAATTCCATGCAATACGCCTTTTTATGTATCTTGTGAGGTGATATCAAAGACAGCAACTAGTGTAGCTGCAAATTTTATCGTACACGATGAGCAAGGTAATATCTGCTCGCGTCTTTTAGGTGGCAAAGGTACTATTATCCCTACTCAGTCTTTGAGTTAG